From Pseudomonas sp. stari2, a single genomic window includes:
- the lptB gene encoding LPS export ABC transporter ATP-binding protein: protein MATLKAQHLAKAYKSRQVVRDVSLSIDSGQIVGLLGPNGAGKTTCFYMIVGLVQADQGRVLIDDLDVSHQPMHGRAKAGIGYLPQEASIFRKLSVADNIMAILETRQELDKAGRRKELESLLQEFHISHIRDNLGMSLSGGERRRVEIARALATAPKFILLDEPFAGVDPISVGDIKQIIHHLKAKGIGVLITDHNVRETLDICETAYIVNDGQLIAEGDSATILANDLVKEVYLGHEFRL, encoded by the coding sequence ATGGCAACCCTGAAAGCTCAGCACCTTGCCAAGGCCTATAAAAGCCGCCAGGTCGTGCGCGATGTCAGCCTGTCAATCGACAGCGGTCAGATCGTCGGCCTGCTCGGCCCCAACGGCGCCGGCAAGACCACCTGCTTCTACATGATCGTCGGCCTGGTGCAGGCCGATCAGGGTCGCGTGCTGATCGACGACCTGGACGTCAGCCACCAGCCGATGCACGGCCGCGCCAAGGCCGGTATCGGCTATCTGCCACAGGAAGCGTCGATCTTTCGCAAACTGTCGGTAGCCGACAACATCATGGCCATCCTCGAGACCCGTCAGGAGCTCGACAAGGCCGGCCGTCGCAAGGAGCTGGAAAGCCTGCTGCAGGAATTCCACATCAGCCACATCCGCGACAACCTCGGCATGAGCCTGTCCGGTGGTGAGCGTCGCCGGGTGGAAATTGCCCGTGCACTGGCCACCGCACCGAAATTCATCCTGCTCGACGAACCGTTCGCCGGTGTCGACCCGATCTCCGTGGGCGACATCAAGCAGATCATTCACCACCTCAAGGCCAAGGGCATCGGTGTGTTGATCACCGACCACAACGTCCGCGAGACGCTGGATATCTGCGAAACGGCCTACATCGTCAATGACGGCCAACTGATCGCCGAAGGCGACTCCGCGACCATCCTCGCCAACGATCTGGTGAAGGAAGTGTATCTGGGTCACGAGTTCCGTCTGTAA
- the lptA gene encoding lipopolysaccharide transport periplasmic protein LptA — translation MRLVKTLPILLSLGAALGSVSAWALPNDSQQPIRIQADDAQLDDKNGIATYKGDVIITQGSMIVKGNTVTMTRAPNGDIDVVTSVGNLAYFEQLQTQGDAKPVQGYGVTIQYHAQQNRVVLIDKAKVIDKDNNVTQGEKIVYDTVKKLASAGRATGNKVTEARPRIDMVIQPKKKTDEKTQ, via the coding sequence ATGAGGCTCGTTAAAACCCTCCCTATTTTGCTCAGTCTGGGCGCAGCACTGGGAAGCGTGAGCGCCTGGGCTCTGCCGAACGATAGTCAGCAACCGATCCGCATCCAGGCTGACGATGCTCAGCTCGATGACAAGAATGGTATCGCGACCTATAAGGGCGATGTGATCATCACCCAAGGCTCGATGATCGTAAAAGGCAACACCGTGACCATGACCCGTGCGCCCAACGGCGATATCGACGTCGTGACTTCGGTGGGCAACCTGGCCTACTTCGAGCAGTTGCAGACCCAGGGCGACGCCAAGCCGGTCCAGGGCTACGGCGTGACCATTCAGTACCACGCGCAGCAAAACCGCGTAGTACTGATCGACAAGGCCAAGGTCATCGACAAGGACAATAACGTCACCCAAGGCGAGAAAATCGTCTATGACACGGTGAAAAAGCTGGCCAGCGCGGGTCGTGCCACCGGCAACAAAGTCACCGAAGCGCGTCCGCGCATTGACATGGTGATCCAGCCGAAGAAGAAAACCGACGAGAAAACCCAGTAA
- the lptC gene encoding LPS export ABC transporter periplasmic protein LptC, whose amino-acid sequence MFSKKFRNILLFGCIAAIFGAVGYWNISPERFLDKPPVSTEESPIDWYATNTHTLQYLEDGKVQYEMTSDKAEHVKATDITLVTKPDLNMYRGTDFPWHVTSERGEVNSGGTEVELIDSVRVKRTDEKNRDTLITSTRMTVFPQQQYAQTEQPVRIDGAGGVSTGVGMKAYLKESRIHLLSNVRGQYEAR is encoded by the coding sequence ATGTTTAGCAAAAAGTTTCGCAACATACTGCTGTTCGGCTGCATCGCGGCGATTTTCGGCGCGGTCGGCTACTGGAACATCAGCCCGGAACGCTTCCTCGACAAGCCTCCCGTCTCGACAGAAGAGAGCCCGATCGACTGGTACGCGACCAATACCCACACCTTGCAATACCTGGAAGACGGCAAGGTGCAGTACGAAATGACTTCCGACAAGGCCGAGCACGTCAAGGCGACCGACATTACACTGGTCACCAAGCCCGACCTGAACATGTATCGCGGCACCGACTTTCCGTGGCACGTGACCAGCGAGCGCGGTGAAGTGAACTCCGGCGGTACCGAGGTCGAGCTGATCGACTCGGTTCGCGTCAAGCGCACCGATGAAAAGAACCGTGACACCCTGATTACCAGCACACGCATGACCGTGTTTCCGCAGCAGCAATATGCGCAGACCGAGCAACCCGTTAGAATCGACGGCGCTGGCGGTGTATCGACTGGCGTGGGAATGAAAGCGTATTTGAAGGAAAGCAGGATACACCTGCTATCGAACGTAAGAGGACAGTATGAGGCTCGTTAA
- a CDS encoding HAD family hydrolase: MSTDLLQRGKAIKLAVFDVDGVLTDGRLYFLEDGSEFKTFNTLDGQGIKMLMNAGVQTAIISGRKTPVVERRAKNLGIPHLFQGREDKLVVLDGLLEQLGLSYEQVAYLGDDLPDLPVIRRVGLGMAVANAASFVREHAHGVTQARGGEGAAREFCELILRAQGSLDAANNAYL; encoded by the coding sequence ATGAGCACCGATCTGCTGCAACGCGGCAAAGCCATCAAACTGGCAGTTTTCGACGTCGACGGCGTCCTCACGGACGGGCGCCTGTACTTTCTTGAAGACGGCAGCGAGTTCAAGACTTTCAATACGCTCGACGGCCAGGGCATCAAGATGCTGATGAACGCCGGCGTACAAACGGCCATCATCAGCGGTCGCAAGACCCCGGTGGTCGAGCGTCGGGCGAAAAACCTGGGCATCCCGCACCTGTTTCAGGGCCGTGAAGACAAACTCGTCGTCCTCGACGGCCTTCTCGAGCAACTGGGCCTAAGCTATGAACAGGTCGCCTATCTCGGCGACGACCTGCCCGACCTGCCGGTGATTCGCCGGGTGGGGCTGGGAATGGCGGTGGCCAACGCTGCCTCCTTCGTGCGCGAGCATGCCCATGGTGTTACCCAGGCCCGTGGCGGCGAAGGTGCCGCCCGTGAATTCTGCGAACTGATCCTGCGCGCCCAGGGCAGCCTCGATGCCGCCAACAACGCGTACCTGTGA
- a CDS encoding KpsF/GutQ family sugar-phosphate isomerase, translated as MSQTSDLIQSAQRTIRLEVEAVQGLLPHIDADFVRACEMILASKGRVVVVGMGKSGHIGNKIAATLASTGTPAFFVHPAEASHGDMGMITRDDVILALSNSGSTNEIVTLLPLIKRLGIQLISVTGNPQSPLAKAAEVNLNVHVEHEACPLNLAPTSSTTAALVMGDALAVALLEARGFTAEDFAFSHPGGALGRRLLLKVENVMHAGQELPQVQRGTLLKDALMEMTRKGLGMTVILEADGKLAGIFTDGDLRRTLDRSIDIRSATIDQVMTVHGKTARAEMLAAEALKIMEDHRINALVVVDEDDRPIGAFNLSDLLRAGVM; from the coding sequence ATGAGCCAAACCAGCGACCTGATTCAATCGGCACAACGCACCATCCGCCTCGAAGTGGAAGCCGTACAAGGCTTGTTGCCCCATATCGACGCCGATTTCGTACGCGCTTGCGAGATGATTCTGGCCAGCAAGGGCCGTGTAGTGGTGGTCGGCATGGGCAAGTCCGGACACATCGGCAACAAGATTGCCGCGACCCTGGCCAGCACCGGCACCCCGGCGTTTTTTGTACACCCGGCCGAAGCCAGTCATGGCGACATGGGCATGATCACCCGTGACGACGTGATCCTGGCCCTGTCGAATTCCGGTTCCACCAACGAAATCGTCACGTTGCTGCCACTGATCAAACGCCTGGGCATCCAGTTGATCAGCGTGACCGGCAACCCGCAATCCCCACTGGCAAAGGCGGCGGAGGTCAATCTCAACGTTCACGTCGAGCACGAAGCCTGCCCGCTGAACCTGGCGCCGACGTCCTCGACCACCGCCGCACTGGTCATGGGCGACGCCCTGGCCGTGGCGCTGCTGGAAGCCCGCGGTTTCACCGCCGAAGATTTCGCCTTTTCCCACCCGGGTGGCGCACTGGGCCGACGCCTGCTGCTGAAGGTGGAAAACGTCATGCACGCCGGCCAGGAGCTGCCGCAGGTACAACGCGGCACCCTGCTTAAGGACGCACTGATGGAAATGACCCGCAAGGGTCTGGGCATGACCGTCATTCTCGAGGCCGACGGCAAACTCGCCGGGATCTTCACCGACGGCGACTTGCGCCGCACGCTGGATCGCAGCATTGATATACGCAGCGCCACCATCGACCAGGTGATGACTGTGCATGGCAAGACCGCCCGCGCCGAAATGCTCGCGGCCGAGGCCCTGAAAATCATGGAAGACCATCGAATCAACGCGCTTGTCGTCGTGGATGAGGACGATCGCCCTATCGGCGCCTTCAACCTCTCCGACCTGCTGCGCGCAGGAGTGATGTAA
- a CDS encoding ATP-binding cassette domain-containing protein: protein MSADNAYAVELKGVSFKRGARSIFNNVDIRIPRGKVTGIMGPSGCGKTTLLRLMGAQLRPSQGEVWVNGQNLPKLSRSDLFDARKHMGVLFQSGALFTDLDVFENVAFPLRVHTQLPEEMIRDIVLLKLQAVGLRGAIELMPDELSGGMKRRVALARAIALDPQILMYDEPFVGQDPIAMGVLVRLIRLLNDALGITSIVVSHDLAETASIADYIYVVGDGQVLGQGTPDELMNSDEPRIRQFMTGEPDGPVPYHFPATDYRADLLGKRR from the coding sequence ATGAGTGCCGATAACGCCTACGCGGTCGAGCTGAAGGGAGTCTCCTTCAAGCGCGGTGCGCGGAGCATTTTCAATAACGTCGATATCCGCATCCCGCGCGGCAAGGTCACCGGCATCATGGGGCCTTCCGGGTGTGGCAAGACCACGCTGCTGCGCCTGATGGGTGCCCAGTTGCGGCCATCGCAGGGCGAGGTCTGGGTCAACGGCCAGAACCTGCCGAAGCTGTCGCGCAGCGATCTGTTCGATGCCCGCAAGCACATGGGCGTGCTGTTTCAGAGCGGCGCGCTGTTCACCGATCTCGATGTGTTCGAGAACGTCGCCTTTCCCTTGCGCGTTCATACCCAGTTGCCGGAAGAGATGATCCGCGACATCGTGCTGCTCAAATTGCAGGCGGTCGGTCTGCGGGGCGCCATCGAGCTGATGCCCGATGAACTGTCCGGCGGCATGAAACGCCGCGTGGCTCTGGCCCGGGCGATTGCGCTTGATCCGCAGATTCTCATGTACGACGAGCCGTTCGTCGGCCAGGACCCGATCGCCATGGGCGTTCTGGTGCGTCTGATCCGTCTGCTCAACGATGCGTTGGGAATCACCAGTATCGTGGTTTCCCACGATCTCGCCGAAACCGCGAGCATTGCCGATTACATCTATGTGGTGGGCGATGGTCAGGTGTTGGGGCAGGGCACGCCGGATGAGCTGATGAACTCGGACGAGCCGCGAATCCGTCAATTCATGACCGGTGAACCCGACGGTCCGGTGCCATATCATTTTCCAGCGACGGATTACCGCGCAGATCTTCTGGGGAAACGCCGCTGA
- the mlaE gene encoding lipid asymmetry maintenance ABC transporter permease subunit MlaE produces MRRITLMERVRRFGQAGIDTVAVFGRSTLFLFHALLGRGSIGGGFGLLVKQLHSVGVMSLVIIVVSGIFIGMVLALQGFNILSSYGSEQAVGQMVALTLLRELGPVVTALLFAGRAGSALTAEIGNMKSTEQLSSLEMIGVDPLKYIIAPRLWAGFISLPVLAMIFSVVGIWGGSWVAVDWLGVYEGSYWANMQNSVNFSSDVLNGVIKSIVFAFVVTWIAVFQGYDCEPTSEGISRATTKTVVFASLAVLGLDFILTALMFGDF; encoded by the coding sequence ATGCGCAGAATTACACTAATGGAGCGCGTGCGTCGGTTTGGCCAGGCGGGGATCGACACCGTCGCGGTATTCGGGCGTTCGACCCTGTTCCTGTTTCATGCCTTGCTCGGTCGTGGCAGCATCGGTGGCGGTTTTGGCCTGCTGGTCAAGCAACTGCACTCGGTCGGCGTGATGTCGCTGGTGATCATTGTGGTTTCCGGGATTTTCATCGGCATGGTGCTGGCGCTGCAGGGGTTCAACATCCTGTCGAGCTATGGCTCGGAGCAGGCGGTGGGGCAGATGGTTGCCTTGACCTTGCTGCGTGAGCTGGGCCCGGTGGTGACGGCGCTGCTGTTCGCCGGTCGTGCCGGTTCGGCGCTGACGGCGGAAATCGGCAACATGAAATCCACCGAGCAGTTGTCCAGCCTGGAAATGATCGGTGTGGACCCGCTCAAGTACATCATTGCCCCGCGCCTGTGGGCCGGTTTCATTTCCCTGCCGGTGCTGGCGATGATTTTCAGCGTGGTCGGCATCTGGGGCGGTTCCTGGGTCGCGGTCGACTGGCTGGGCGTCTATGAAGGCTCCTATTGGGCGAACATGCAGAACAGCGTGAACTTCTCCAGCGACGTGCTCAACGGCGTGATCAAAAGTATCGTTTTCGCCTTTGTCGTGACCTGGATCGCCGTATTCCAAGGCTATGACTGTGAGCCCACTTCCGAGGGGATCAGTCGTGCCACCACCAAGACCGTAGTGTTTGCCTCGCTGGCAGTGCTCGGCCTGGACTTTATTCTGACCGCTTTGATGTTTGGAGATTTCTGA
- the mlaD gene encoding outer membrane lipid asymmetry maintenance protein MlaD encodes MQNRTLEIGVGLFLLAGILALLLLALRVSGLSPTSTTDTYKLYAYFDNIAGLTVRAKVTMAGVTIGKVTAIDLDRDSFTGRVTLLVDKKVDNLPTDSTASILTAGLLGEKYIGISVGGEETRLKDGGTIHDTQSSLVLEDLIGKFLLNTVSKDAK; translated from the coding sequence ATGCAAAACCGCACCCTGGAAATCGGTGTCGGCCTGTTCCTGCTGGCAGGGATCCTGGCTTTGTTGCTGCTTGCCCTGCGGGTCAGTGGCCTGTCTCCGACTTCGACCACCGATACCTACAAGCTTTATGCCTACTTTGACAATATCGCCGGTTTGACGGTCAGAGCCAAAGTGACCATGGCCGGTGTGACCATCGGCAAGGTCACGGCGATCGATCTGGACCGCGACAGTTTTACCGGCCGGGTGACCCTGCTGGTGGATAAAAAGGTCGACAACCTGCCGACCGACTCCACAGCGTCTATCCTGACCGCTGGCCTGTTGGGCGAGAAGTACATCGGCATCAGCGTGGGCGGGGAAGAAACCCGGCTCAAGGATGGTGGAACCATTCACGACACCCAGTCGTCTCTGGTGCTGGAAGACCTGATCGGTAAATTCCTGCTCAATACCGTTAGCAAAGACGCCAAATGA
- a CDS encoding phospholipid-binding protein MlaC: MISTLRRGLLMLLATLPLLANAAPGQSAHDLVQDTTNRMLADLAANKEKYKQDPQDFYTALNTIVGPVVDAEGISKSIMTVKYSRKATPAQMQTFQENFKRGLFQFYGNALLEYNNQGITVDAPKDESGDRTSVGMTVKGNNGAIYPVQYTLEKISGEWKLRNVIINGINIGKLFRDQFADAMQRNGNDLDKTINGWAGEVAKAKQTAEKQEKPAQ, translated from the coding sequence ATGATCTCTACCTTGCGACGTGGCCTGTTGATGTTGCTCGCGACACTGCCGCTGCTGGCGAACGCTGCGCCCGGGCAGTCGGCGCACGATCTGGTTCAGGACACCACCAACCGGATGCTCGCCGATCTGGCGGCGAATAAAGAGAAGTACAAGCAGGACCCGCAGGACTTCTACACCGCGCTGAATACCATTGTGGGTCCGGTAGTGGACGCCGAAGGCATTTCCAAAAGCATCATGACGGTCAAGTACTCGCGCAAGGCCACCCCGGCGCAGATGCAGACCTTCCAGGAAAACTTCAAGCGTGGCCTGTTCCAGTTCTATGGCAACGCCTTGCTGGAATACAACAACCAGGGCATCACCGTCGATGCGCCGAAAGATGAGTCGGGCGACCGCACCAGCGTCGGCATGACCGTCAAGGGCAACAACGGCGCGATTTATCCGGTTCAGTACACGCTGGAGAAGATCAGCGGCGAGTGGAAGCTGCGCAACGTGATCATCAATGGCATCAACATCGGCAAGCTGTTCCGTGACCAGTTCGCCGACGCGATGCAGCGCAATGGCAACGACCTGGACAAGACCATCAATGGCTGGGCCGGCGAAGTGGCCAAGGCCAAGCAGACCGCCGAGAAACAAGAGAAGCCTGCCCAATGA
- a CDS encoding STAS domain-containing protein, which yields MTESAIRLDEASQLQLTGVLDYRTGPGLREQGRALIKSCNAPALVIDCSAVEKSSSVGLSLLLCFIRDAKAAGKAVSIRGMPEDMREIAQVSELTELLAQP from the coding sequence ATGACCGAGTCGGCCATTCGTCTGGACGAAGCCAGTCAGCTTCAGCTCACCGGTGTGCTGGATTACCGCACCGGTCCTGGCCTTCGCGAGCAGGGCCGGGCGCTGATCAAATCGTGCAATGCCCCGGCATTGGTGATCGATTGTTCGGCGGTGGAAAAGTCCAGCAGCGTCGGCCTGTCGTTGCTGCTGTGTTTCATTCGCGATGCGAAAGCCGCCGGCAAGGCGGTCAGTATCCGCGGGATGCCGGAAGACATGCGTGAAATCGCTCAGGTCAGCGAGCTGACCGAGCTGTTGGCGCAACCCTGA
- a CDS encoding BolA family protein, whose product MQAVEVKSFLEGKLPGTQVEVEGEGCNFQLNVISDELAALSPVKRQQSIYAHLNPWIADGSIHAVTMKFFSSAAWAERT is encoded by the coding sequence ATGCAGGCCGTAGAAGTGAAGAGCTTCCTTGAAGGAAAGCTGCCAGGAACGCAGGTGGAAGTTGAAGGCGAAGGCTGCAACTTTCAGCTGAACGTGATTAGCGATGAACTGGCGGCGTTGAGCCCGGTCAAGCGTCAGCAAAGCATCTATGCCCATTTGAACCCATGGATCGCCGATGGCAGCATCCACGCGGTCACTATGAAATTTTTCAGCAGCGCGGCCTGGGCCGAGCGCACCTGA
- the murA gene encoding UDP-N-acetylglucosamine 1-carboxyvinyltransferase, which produces MDKLIITGGARLDGEIRISGAKNSALPILAATLLCDGPVTVGNLPHLHDITTMIELFGRMGIEPVIDEKLSVEIDPRTIKTLIAPYELVKTMRASILVLGPMVARFGEAEVALPGGCAIGSRPVDLHIRGLEAMGAIIDVEGGYIKAKAPEGGLRGAHFFFDTVSVTGTENIMMAAALAKGRSVLQNAAREPEVVDLANFLNAMGAKVSGAGTDTITIDGVERLGSAFYKVMPDRIETGTYLVAAAVTGGRVKVKDTDPTILEAVLEKLREAGAEVTTGEDWIELNMHGKRPKAVNVRTAPYPAFPTDMQAQFISLNAIAEGTGAVIETIFENRFMHVYELHRMGAKIQVEGNTAIVTGTEILKGAPVMATDLRASASLVISALMAEGDTLIDRIYHIDRGYECIEEKLQMLGAKIRRVPG; this is translated from the coding sequence ATGGATAAATTGATTATTACTGGTGGCGCTCGTCTTGATGGCGAGATCCGCATCTCCGGGGCGAAGAACTCCGCCCTGCCGATCCTGGCCGCCACCCTGCTGTGCGATGGGCCGGTCACCGTTGGCAATCTGCCGCACCTGCACGACATCACCACCATGATCGAGCTGTTCGGTCGCATGGGCATCGAGCCTGTGATCGACGAGAAGCTCAGCGTCGAAATCGATCCGCGCACCATCAAGACCCTGATCGCCCCGTACGAACTGGTGAAAACCATGCGTGCATCGATCCTGGTGCTGGGCCCGATGGTGGCCCGTTTCGGTGAAGCCGAAGTGGCTCTGCCTGGCGGTTGCGCGATCGGTTCGCGTCCGGTCGATCTGCACATCCGTGGCCTGGAAGCCATGGGTGCGATCATCGACGTCGAAGGCGGCTACATCAAGGCCAAGGCCCCTGAAGGCGGCCTGCGCGGTGCACACTTCTTCTTCGATACCGTCAGCGTGACCGGTACCGAGAACATCATGATGGCCGCTGCTCTGGCCAAGGGCCGCAGCGTGTTGCAGAACGCCGCCCGCGAACCTGAAGTGGTCGACCTGGCGAACTTCCTGAACGCCATGGGTGCCAAGGTCTCTGGCGCTGGCACCGACACCATCACCATCGATGGTGTCGAGCGCCTGGGTTCGGCCTTCTACAAAGTGATGCCTGACCGCATTGAAACCGGTACTTACCTGGTGGCCGCCGCGGTTACCGGTGGCCGCGTGAAGGTCAAGGACACTGATCCGACCATTCTCGAAGCCGTTCTGGAAAAGCTTCGCGAAGCCGGTGCAGAAGTTACCACCGGTGAAGACTGGATCGAACTGAACATGCATGGCAAGCGCCCGAAAGCGGTCAACGTGCGCACCGCGCCGTACCCGGCGTTCCCGACCGACATGCAGGCGCAGTTCATCTCGCTCAACGCCATTGCCGAAGGCACCGGTGCCGTGATCGAGACGATCTTCGAAAACCGCTTCATGCACGTGTACGAACTGCACCGCATGGGCGCCAAGATTCAGGTCGAAGGTAACACGGCCATCGTGACCGGTACTGAAATCCTGAAAGGCGCGCCAGTGATGGCAACCGACCTGCGGGCCTCGGCCAGCCTGGTGATCTCGGCGCTGATGGCCGAGGGCGATACCCTGATCGACCGCATCTACCACATCGACCGTGGTTATGAGTGCATCGAGGAAAAACTGCAGATGCTGGGCGCCAAGATCCGTCGCGTTCCGGGCTAG
- the hisG gene encoding ATP phosphoribosyltransferase: protein MLTIALSKGRILDDTLPLLAEAGIVPTENPDKSRKLIIPTTQEDVRLLIVRATDVPTYVEHGAADLGVAGKDVLMEYTGQGLYEPLDLQIAQCKLMTAGKVGAVEPKGRLRVATKFVNVAKRYYAEQGRQVDIIKLYGSMELAPLIGLADKIIDVVDTGNTLRANGLEPQELIATISSRLVVNKASMKMQHARIQALIDTLRKAVESRHRG from the coding sequence ATGTTGACCATCGCACTGTCCAAGGGCCGCATCCTTGACGACACCCTGCCGCTTCTCGCCGAAGCGGGCATCGTGCCGACCGAGAATCCGGACAAGAGCCGCAAGCTGATCATCCCCACGACCCAGGAAGACGTACGCCTGTTGATCGTGCGCGCCACCGATGTGCCGACCTATGTCGAGCATGGCGCGGCCGACCTCGGCGTTGCCGGTAAAGACGTGCTGATGGAATACACAGGACAAGGCCTGTACGAACCGCTGGATCTGCAGATTGCCCAGTGCAAACTGATGACCGCCGGCAAGGTCGGCGCGGTCGAGCCAAAGGGCCGTCTGCGCGTTGCCACCAAGTTCGTCAACGTTGCCAAGCGCTACTACGCCGAGCAGGGCCGTCAGGTCGACATCATCAAGCTTTATGGCTCGATGGAGCTGGCACCGCTGATCGGCCTGGCCGACAAGATCATCGACGTGGTCGACACCGGCAACACCCTGCGCGCCAACGGCCTGGAACCCCAGGAACTGATCGCCACGATCAGCTCGCGTCTGGTGGTCAATAAAGCTTCGATGAAAATGCAACACGCCCGAATCCAGGCGTTGATCGACACCCTGCGCAAGGCAGTGGAGTCTCGACACCGCGGCTGA
- the hisD gene encoding histidinol dehydrogenase — translation MTAPTAIRRLNAADPDFAQHLDHLLSWESVSDDSVNQRVLDIIKAVRERGDAALVEFTQKFDGLEVASMADLILPRERLELALTRITVAQREALEKAAARVRSYHEKQKQDSWSYTEADGTVLGQKVTPLDRAGLYVPGGKASYPSSVLMNAIPAKVAGVTEVVMVVPTPRGEVNELVLAAACIAGVDRVFTIGGAQAVAALAYGTESVPQVDKVVGPGNIYVATAKRHVFGQVGIDMIAGPSEILVVCDGQTDPDWIAMDLFSQAEHDEDAQAILVSPDAEFLDKVAASIDKLLPTMDRATIIETSINGRGALIQVRDMAQAIEVANRIAPEHLELSVADPQAWLPQIRHAGAIFMGRHTSEALGDYCAGPNHVLPTSGTARFSSPLGVYDFQKRSSIIFCSEAGASELGKTASILARGESLSAHARSAEYRIKDEVKGN, via the coding sequence ATGACCGCACCGACTGCAATTCGCCGACTCAACGCTGCTGACCCGGATTTCGCGCAACATCTGGATCATCTGCTGAGCTGGGAAAGTGTGTCTGACGACTCGGTCAATCAGCGGGTGCTGGACATCATCAAGGCTGTGCGCGAGCGGGGTGACGCGGCACTGGTCGAGTTCACGCAGAAATTCGATGGCCTCGAAGTCGCCTCCATGGCAGACCTGATCCTGCCGCGCGAGCGTCTGGAACTGGCCCTGACCCGTATCACCGTGGCGCAACGCGAAGCGCTGGAAAAAGCTGCCGCTCGCGTTCGCAGCTATCACGAAAAACAGAAGCAGGACTCCTGGAGCTACACCGAAGCCGACGGCACGGTGCTGGGCCAGAAAGTCACGCCACTGGATCGTGCTGGTCTGTATGTGCCGGGCGGCAAGGCGTCGTACCCGTCGTCGGTGTTGATGAACGCGATTCCGGCCAAGGTCGCCGGCGTGACCGAAGTGGTCATGGTGGTGCCGACCCCGCGCGGTGAAGTCAACGAGCTGGTGCTGGCGGCGGCGTGCATCGCCGGCGTCGACCGGGTGTTCACGATCGGTGGCGCGCAAGCCGTTGCCGCATTGGCCTATGGCACCGAAAGCGTGCCGCAGGTGGACAAGGTCGTCGGCCCGGGCAACATCTACGTCGCCACTGCCAAGCGTCACGTGTTTGGTCAGGTCGGCATCGACATGATCGCCGGCCCGTCGGAAATCCTCGTGGTGTGCGATGGCCAGACCGATCCGGACTGGATCGCCATGGATCTGTTCTCTCAGGCCGAGCACGACGAAGACGCCCAGGCGATTCTGGTCAGCCCGGACGCCGAGTTCCTCGACAAGGTCGCCGCGAGCATCGATAAACTGCTGCCGACCATGGATCGCGCGACCATCATCGAAACCTCGATCAATGGCCGTGGCGCCCTGATCCAGGTGCGCGACATGGCCCAGGCCATCGAAGTTGCCAACCGCATTGCCCCGGAACACCTTGAACTGTCGGTCGCCGACCCGCAGGCCTGGCTGCCGCAGATCCGCCACGCCGGCGCGATCTTCATGGGGCGACACACCTCCGAAGCGCTGGGCGACTACTGCGCCGGTCCGAACCACGTGCTGCCGACCTCCGGCACTGCGCGTTTCTCCTCGCCGCTGGGCGTGTACGACTTCCAGAAACGCTCGTCGATCATCTTCTGCTCCGAGGCAGGTGCTTCGGAACTGGGCAAGACTGCATCGATCCTGGCCCGTGGTGAATCGCTGAGCGCTCACGCTCGCAGCGCTGAATACCGCATCAAAGACGAAGTGAAGGGGAACTGA